The DNA sequence GCGTCGATGGATTGTCCGAACCGCCGCCCTGTCCAGCGTCGGCGCAAAGGAACAGGACGGGGAGCATCGCAAATCTAGTCATAGGAAATTCTCCATACCCGTTGTGACTCCCGCCGGCGCGGCAGTGTGACAACTCGCCGGCTAATTTGGTGGATCCAGTGAGACCCCGGCCAGCGCCTGGCGCACCAGCTCCCCCGGCGGCTCGACGAAGGGCTGGTCCTGGTACAGCGCCGCATACAGGCGGTCCGACGCGTCGATCAGTTCCCCTCCGCGGCTGGACGCAACCTCCCGCACCTTATGCAGGTGGCCTGTCGCGAATTGCAGCTTGTCTGGCTTCAGATAGCCGCGCTCCATGAATCCTCTTACCTTCTTCGGGCAGCGGCACGGATTCGACTCGTTGACCAGTCCGCATTTCCCGTCCAGGAACGTGTAGAGATCCCGTCGTGCCCGTGCGAGGATCTGCCGGAAATTGGCCGGCGTGATGCCCACCACCTCGGCACCCACCGAATCGCTCACTCCAAAAATCTCGCCGAGCGTGTACACCAGCCGCTGGCGCCCATCCAGGCACAACAGCATCGCTGCCGTACACGACATCTTGGCTTCCTCGATCAGCACTTCCACCGGAACCGGCACCGTGCGCGGATCAGGAATCTCCGCCAGGCCCGTGGCGTCCAGATCGCCGGCGAACCAGTCGAACGAGTAAGCGGGCTCGGCCGCGGCCCACTTTCTCTTGAAACTGAGGATTTGGTTCGTGGCCAGACGGTAGAGCCACGTGCGGAACTTGCTCTCACCGCGGAACGTGTGGATGCCCCGCACCACGCGCATCAGGATCTCCTGCGTTGCGTCTTCCGCGTTCTCCGTCGTGTACAGTACCCGGACCGCGATGTTGTAGATCCAGGGCTGGTGGCGTGTGATCAACTCCTCCAGGGCCTGTCGGTCGCCGGTCTGAGCTCGGGCTACCAGTTCACGGTCCGCATCGTCCGCGTAATCGTCAGAAAGAGGCCTGGATATCACGTTACCCAGAATGTAGCACGAGGCATGCCGCCTGGACAGAGTGATAGCTGGCCTGCCCGCTGGTGCCGCCTCCGGGCTACTCCGAGGCCGGCGCCAGTGGCAGAAACTTCGTCGTCGCCTTGGCGCTCCAGCGCGCGCCCGTCGTCGGCGAGAATCCGCCGAATTCGATGAGACGGTCTGCCTGCGAAGGCTGCAGATTGGCCTTGATCGTGGCCTGAATCGACCCGTTCGCCGCCAGATCCGTCGTGCCCAGCAGATCCTTGATGTGGTCGCTGTACACCACTCCGTCGATCTTCAGGGAGCTGATCCGCACCGCGAAGCCGGCCTTCTCCTCTAGCCGCAATTGGAACTCGAAGTTCGTCCCGTCACGCCCAGGAGTATGCGCAACCACCTGATCCGGTAGTACTTGCGCCACCACAACCGGCTTGTGGGACACCACATTCACACTCGCCGATACAGTGACCGGAGTAACTGGCAGCGAAGCGGTTGTCACCTGCCCCATGGACACCGTCGCCGTTGTGTTGAAGGTGCCAGGAACCGGCAGTGCCGGAGAGGCGGCCGAAAACTCCACGGTCACCGGTTCGTCCGCGCTGACTGTTCCCGTCCATACCGAGGGTGTCAACCAGGCCGCGCCAGTGCTGATCTGGAAGCCGCGTGGCCTCGGCGAGTCCGTCGAGATCACCACGCTCTGCTTCGATGGCTGTTGCGTTACCCCGTCCACGACCGAGAACCCTACCGTCGCCTTGCTCACCTTGAGCGCCGGTGCCGGCACCTCCTCCAGGAACTCCCGGATCATGGGGTAGATCACCGAGAACTTGCCGTATCCCGCTGCTCCAGCGAGGTCACAGTAGCTGATGCCGTCGATCGGGACGAGACCATAAGACAGGACGCCTACGATCTGCTGGCTCCCATTCAGGAGCGGAGATCCAGAGGAGCCCTGCTGGACACGTCCTCCGGTCTCGGTGAACTGCAGGAAGTACTCCAGGGGGAAGAGCTCGGTATCGATGTACATCGCGCCCACCTGGTCGACGTCGCGTGTCCCAAAGGCGATTCGCTTCCAACTCGTTGGCGGCAGGCCGGGATGATGGATCGCCGTGACTTTCGCCCCCACATCCGGGTCCGTGGCACTCCACCCCAACATGTACCCGCCGCTCGGGGCCTTGGGCAATTGGATCAGCGTGAAATCCCCGCCGATGGCCGCATAGCTTGCCAGTAGCGTGCCGCCGCTGATCTGGGCCGACGCGGACCGTTCCGGCGCCGGACCCTCACACTTGGAAGTCTGGTAGTTCCAATAGGTAACCATGGAACGGACTTCGGTCTCCGTGCTCATACAGTGATTGGCGGTCAGGAATAGCGGTGCGAACTGCGACCGCTTACTGTTCACCAGTTCGCCCGAGCAGATGTATACACCGCCATCGTCGGCCACAAAGTCCAGATTCGCCACGCCTTTGGCCGCGTTCGCATACTCCGAATAGCACGAGACATCCAGTTGGCAATACATCGGATCGTCACTGCCCGAGGCCAGCGGCCATTGGTGTGACACCCGATCGATCAGAAACGCTGGCTGATCGTCCTGCGCGCCGACCCACTCCACCTGCAACTGGGACCCCTCGGCTGGATCGGACCAGAAGTCACCGTCGCCGTACGGGCCTTGCCCCGTATAGGGTCCGCCTGCCACCGTTCCGTCTGCACGCCGCAGCCAGACCTCTCCCTGGCCCGCGTCGAAGTTGACGAAATGAACCCGAACCTTCACCGCACCGGCCGACTCCACCAGCAGACGGCCATCCTGGCGGCCATCGGAGAGTACAGTCCAGTCCAGTTTCGCCGGATCCAGGCCTTCCACCGCCCGCACCACTCCGGATTGACGTGCCAACCCGCGTGGCTTCAGTATTTGCTCGGCTGCCGACAGGCCACTCAGCCGCAGCGCACTCCGTTCCGCCGGAGGCGCCGACAAAGCGGCCGGAGCCGTCGCTGCCCGAGCCTGGCGCGACCCGCCGGCTTTCTCGGCGACGAGCGCACCTTCCATGCTCTGTCCATAGAGCAGAGACGCCGTTCCGCAGACGACAGACAAAAGGGCAAATGGGTAGACCCGCATGTCTGTCCATCGACCGGAGCGCCGTCCCGCTCCACGGAAGCCGACACAATTCCGGGCCGGATCAGGTGTTTGCCTGAGCCCCAGGGACACCATCAGCCGTACCTGACGGCGGCCGCCTCAACGCAGCCGTTTGGCGAGAAACTCGCCCTCCAGCCTCCAGGTCTGTCCGTCAGGTTGCAGCGACTCGTCCAGCCAGTGGAAGGAGTCCCTCGTAATCTCCGTGAACCGCCAGCGGGTAACCGTCCCATCCGGCCGTGTCCCCACCTGGACGACATCCTGGCCGCTCCCTCTCAGTTCCGCGACGCGGGTGGTACCACGCCGGCCAGCCGAGCATAGACCGCCAACTGCCCGTAATGCTCGCAGATGTGCTCCACGATGCCCTCGGCCAAGGCCGCCTTCTCCGCATCCAGTCCCTCTTCCTTCTCACGGAGCGCCGCGACAGCATCATTCGTGCTCTCTGTCAGGGCCTTGATGGCCAAGGCCTTCGTCGCGTACTTGGACTTCGGCAACTCATTCGCCGCGCCGTCCGGCTGGTTGCCGCGCACGGAGTCGGCCAGGTAGAGATTCCAGAACGCCACGTGCCGCAGCACGTCTCCAAACGTACGCGTCCCCGCGGCCGGCGCGGTCTCGAATTGTGCTTCCGGATACTCCCTGGCCAGTGCGGCCAGCTTCTCGCCCGTCTCTGTCAACCGGCTGGTCAACAACACGGCAATCGCCTGTTTTTCGGTGTTTTGGACTGTCATACTAGTGTTGTAAGCCGGCCGAGGGAGCGGATTCTTGGCGAAAATTGCGGTGAAATCCAATCTCGGTGTCACCCTGCCTCAGGCGCAGGTGCTCGCGCGCGGCGGCGGCTGGTCTGTCTCTGAAGTCGTGTGCACGCTCGGCCCCCGTGACCGGCCCTTCGAGGAGCGGCACTCCTCTGTCTCCATCGCAATCGTCGCCGCGGGCAGCTTCCTTTACCGCTCGCACGCCGGCCGCGAATTGCTGACGCCCGGCTCGCTCATGCTCGGCAGCGCGGAGCGTAACTTCGAGTGCAGCCACGAGCATGGCACCGGCGACCGCTGCATCTCGTTCACTTACTCGCCGGAGTTGTTCGACCGTCTGGACGCCGAGCCGCACTTCCACGCCATGCGCCTGCCGCCGGTCCGGCCCCTGTCGCCCGTCATCGCCCAAGCTTCCGCCGTCCTCGCCGGAGCCGCCGGACCGTCCTGGGAGGAACTCGGCATCGAACTCGCGACTCACGCCGTCCAGCTCGATCGCGGCCTGTCCGAGTCGCCCGGTAGCGCGGGCCCTGGAGCGATTGCGCGAGTCTCGAGAGTCATCCGCGCGATCGAGTGCGATCCCGACGCGCCGCACGACCTCGCCACCCTGGCCCGCGAGGCCCGGCTCAGCCCCTACCACTTCCTCAGGACCTTTCAGCAGGTCACCGGAGTCACCCCGCATCAGTTCCTACTCAGGCAGCGGCTGCGGCGCGCGGCCCTCCGCCTCAGCACGGAACCCGCCAAGGTAGTCGACATCGCACTGGAATGCGGCTTCGGCGACATCTCGAATTTCAACCGCAACTTCCGGGCCGAGTTCGGCTTCAGCCCGCGCGCCTGGCGCAAGCTCGGCGGTGCGGCACGGCAGGCAGGCTGAATCTCAGTCGCCGCTCCCCGCCTACTTTTACGTGTTCGCCCATCAGCGATTGGCGGCTGCCTACCGCGCCATCTCCACGCCCCGCCACGGCGCCACGGCCATCTCGTATTCCGTGGGGCAGCCGAAGCCTTCCACTTTCACGCCCAGTTCCCGCAGCACGCCCAATGCGATCAGCCGCCGATAGGTGTTGAAGGTGATCACGTGCGCGAACATTCCTCCGAACGTGAAGGTCTCCGCCGGCTCGCACAGCGCATCAATGAATGTATCGTCCCAGCTGCCCCTGTTCCTCACCTCTGCCAAAGCCCGCAGAAAGTCGGCGTCCGCCTTCTCGAATCGAGCCAGCAGTCCGGCCGGAGTCCGCTGCTCGGCAGGCTGTTTCTCCTCCGGCATCGCTCCACCCAGCAGCGCGGCCGCCCAGACCTCTTTTGTGAATACCAGCCGCTCCAGAATCGCACGCAGGCTCTCTGGCTCCTTCTCCCACGGCAGCACGTTCACCACCTGCCCCGTAGGCTTATCCAGTTGCTCGTCCGTCAAGCCCGCGGCCGCTTCCAGCAGCTTCTTCGTATGCCACGTATCCGTGCCCGCAAATCGATCGAACAGGTCCATTGCCAGTGCTCCTTCAGATTTGGATCCCGGCGCGCAGAAATGGAATCCATTTGGCGCCGGCAGGTGAATCAGTTGCGCTCCCATGCGCCGGTAAAGGCTCGGCGAAACGCGGAACGCTTTGCGAAATGCCCGGGTGAACGCCTCGAGGGAGCCGTAGCTGGCCTCCAGCGCGATCTCGGTCACGGAGAGCCGTGTGGAGCCCAGTTGCCAGGCCGCGCGCTCCAGCAGCAGTCTCCGCCGCATCGCTTCCGGAGTCTCTTCAATCAGAGCCCGGAAGAGGCGGTAGAACTGAGTCCGGCTGCGGTGCGCGCGCCGCGGTAAAGTGCCCCGCACGCTCTCCTCGTCGAGGGTTCCCAGAACGACGGCGGACAGACGTTCGGTCTCTTTCCTATCTCTCGCATCCATCTCCGAAAGTCCCTCACTGATTAGAAATCTACCATCGCTCACCGGGCCGAAACCTGATCGCCAGTCCCATTTTTCACGTACCCATTTGCCGCCCTGATCCAGTCAAACTATCGATGCAATACCGGCGCGCGGCGGTTCCACTGTTGGTGTGTACCTTGGCATTCGGTTGGCAGCCCGACGCCCCATTCCGCTCCAATGTGCCACTCGTGGTAGCCCCAGTGACCGTCGTTGATCGCAAGGGAAGGCCAGTGGAGAACCTCTCCGCGGCCGACTTCATCCTTACCGACAAAGGTGAGCCCCAGCGCGTCAATCTCGACGAGATCCGCGCCCCCATTTCCCTCGTCCTCGTCGTCCAAACCTCATTTCAGCCGATGCTGGACAAACTCCGCGGACTCGGCAACATGATCGGCCCCATGGTCATGGGGCAAGACGGCGAAGTGGCCCTCATCACGTTCGGCCGTGAGGTCAGCGTCGATCAACCGTTTACCCCGCACGCGGCAGTCATTGCTCACAAGCTCACACAACTGCAGGCGTGGGGCAAGGGTGCCTCGACGGTCGACGCCGTTCTGCGCGCAACCGAACTGCTGGCCCAGGCAGCCCCCAGTCGCCGCCGTGTCAT is a window from the uncultured Paludibaculum sp. genome containing:
- a CDS encoding RNA polymerase sigma factor translates to MISRPLSDDYADDADRELVARAQTGDRQALEELITRHQPWIYNIAVRVLYTTENAEDATQEILMRVVRGIHTFRGESKFRTWLYRLATNQILSFKRKWAAAEPAYSFDWFAGDLDATGLAEIPDPRTVPVPVEVLIEEAKMSCTAAMLLCLDGRQRLVYTLGEIFGVSDSVGAEVVGITPANFRQILARARRDLYTFLDGKCGLVNESNPCRCPKKVRGFMERGYLKPDKLQFATGHLHKVREVASSRGGELIDASDRLYAALYQDQPFVEPPGELVRQALAGVSLDPPN
- a CDS encoding trypsin-like peptidase domain-containing protein translates to MRVYPFALLSVVCGTASLLYGQSMEGALVAEKAGGSRQARAATAPAALSAPPAERSALRLSGLSAAEQILKPRGLARQSGVVRAVEGLDPAKLDWTVLSDGRQDGRLLVESAGAVKVRVHFVNFDAGQGEVWLRRADGTVAGGPYTGQGPYGDGDFWSDPAEGSQLQVEWVGAQDDQPAFLIDRVSHQWPLASGSDDPMYCQLDVSCYSEYANAAKGVANLDFVADDGGVYICSGELVNSKRSQFAPLFLTANHCMSTETEVRSMVTYWNYQTSKCEGPAPERSASAQISGGTLLASYAAIGGDFTLIQLPKAPSGGYMLGWSATDPDVGAKVTAIHHPGLPPTSWKRIAFGTRDVDQVGAMYIDTELFPLEYFLQFTETGGRVQQGSSGSPLLNGSQQIVGVLSYGLVPIDGISYCDLAGAAGYGKFSVIYPMIREFLEEVPAPALKVSKATVGFSVVDGVTQQPSKQSVVISTDSPRPRGFQISTGAAWLTPSVWTGTVSADEPVTVEFSAASPALPVPGTFNTTATVSMGQVTTASLPVTPVTVSASVNVVSHKPVVVAQVLPDQVVAHTPGRDGTNFEFQLRLEEKAGFAVRISSLKIDGVVYSDHIKDLLGTTDLAANGSIQATIKANLQPSQADRLIEFGGFSPTTGARWSAKATTKFLPLAPASE
- a CDS encoding DinB family protein, translated to MTVQNTEKQAIAVLLTSRLTETGEKLAALAREYPEAQFETAPAAGTRTFGDVLRHVAFWNLYLADSVRGNQPDGAANELPKSKYATKALAIKALTESTNDAVAALREKEEGLDAEKAALAEGIVEHICEHYGQLAVYARLAGVVPPASRN
- a CDS encoding AraC family transcriptional regulator; protein product: MKSNLGVTLPQAQVLARGGGWSVSEVVCTLGPRDRPFEERHSSVSIAIVAAGSFLYRSHAGRELLTPGSLMLGSAERNFECSHEHGTGDRCISFTYSPELFDRLDAEPHFHAMRLPPVRPLSPVIAQASAVLAGAAGPSWEELGIELATHAVQLDRGLSESPGSAGPGAIARVSRVIRAIECDPDAPHDLATLAREARLSPYHFLRTFQQVTGVTPHQFLLRQRLRRAALRLSTEPAKVVDIALECGFGDISNFNRNFRAEFGFSPRAWRKLGGAARQAG
- a CDS encoding helix-turn-helix domain-containing protein; this encodes MDARDRKETERLSAVVLGTLDEESVRGTLPRRAHRSRTQFYRLFRALIEETPEAMRRRLLLERAAWQLGSTRLSVTEIALEASYGSLEAFTRAFRKAFRVSPSLYRRMGAQLIHLPAPNGFHFCAPGSKSEGALAMDLFDRFAGTDTWHTKKLLEAAAGLTDEQLDKPTGQVVNVLPWEKEPESLRAILERLVFTKEVWAAALLGGAMPEEKQPAEQRTPAGLLARFEKADADFLRALAEVRNRGSWDDTFIDALCEPAETFTFGGMFAHVITFNTYRRLIALGVLRELGVKVEGFGCPTEYEMAVAPWRGVEMAR